CGACCTAAAATTCCGAGAAATTCTCCTGAGTCTATTTGTAGGTTTACTCCGGACAAGTACGTCCTTTCGGAAGAAGATAGGGAAACTTCTTCCAAAACGATGATCGGGTCTTTTTTCTCGGACACGAATACCGGTTTAGTGCTTGCTTAGAATTCTGACAACCAATCCCTTAAAGACATGAGTTTGAAAATTACGGAAGTGGGACCAAGAGATGGACTCCAAAATGAAAAGTCGGAGGTTCCAACAGAAGATAAACTAGTTTATATCCAAAAGCTGGTCGCTGCCGGCCTAAAACATATAGAAGCCACCTCTTTCGTAAGAAAAGAAAACATTCCTCAGTTAGGAGATGCGAAAGAACTCTCCGCCTCCTTGGATCTTAAAGGAGATGTTCATTTCAGCGCACTTACTCCAAACCTAAAAGGATACCAAGCTGCAATCTCTTCCGGATTTAAAGAAGTAGCAGTGTTCACTGCCGCGTCTGAATCATTCACCAAAAAAAATATCAATCGCACCATCCAAGAGTCTATAGACGGTTTTAAGGAAATTTTTGCGGAAGCAAAGAAGGACGGAGTATTGGTCAGAGGTTATGTTTCCACAGTGATCGATTGTCCGTATGAGGGAAAAATTGATCCGAAAAAAGTTTTAGAAGTTTGTAAAATACTTTTGGACCAAGGTGCGTACGAGATCTCTTTAGGAGAAACCATAGGCACGGCGGTTCCCGCAGAAGTAGAAAAATTGCTCAACATTCTTCTGAAAGAAATTCCCACAGATAAATTGGCCGGACATTTTCATGATACATATGGAATGGCAATCTCGAATGTCCAAAAATCGTACGAGTTAGGAATTCGATCCTTCGATTCTTCTTCCGGTGGTTTAGGGGGTTGTCCTTATGCAAAAGGTGCATCCGGAAACTTGGCCACGGAGGATTTAGTTTACTTCTTCCATAAATCCGGAATACAAACAGGGATAGATCTTTCTAAATTATTGGAAGCTTCAGCATTTATGGAAGGGATCTTACAAAGAAAATTAGCTTCTCGTTCCTATATCGCATTAAAAGCAAAAGCAGCTTCTTAAGCAGATATCGCAAGGAACTATAAGTGGGCCGTTCTTCTGTTCCGAAAGAGAAAAACTTGAAAAAAAGTTTCGATCTTCTGTACAGGAACTATACCAAACCTGAATTCTTAGACTCTGATCCGTTATTTTTATGTTATCTTTATGATTCTCCGGAAGACAGAGAATTTGTAGGACTTCTCTCTGCGTTATTCGCCTATGGAAATGTAACCGCGATTAGGGGATTTCTATCCAGACTTCTGGAACCGATGGGCAAACATCCCAAACAATATTTACTTTCTCACGGGACCAAGATTTGGAAAAACAAATTAGGACCTTATCGTTTCCAAAAAGAAAAGGACATTCTTCTATTCTTACAAGCGATCCGATTGGCTTATCTGGAAATTGAAAAATCAGGAGAGAAATTTTTAGAATCTTGGTTTAGCCCGATCCATCCTGCAGATACAGGTTTAGAAAAAAGAATTGCCGGTTTTCAATCCAGGCTTTCCGAAATTTTAAACGCCTTGGATCCGAGTTGGAAATCCTACGGCCTAGGTTTTTTGATCGGACTCGGAAATCCTAAATCCGCACATAAACGTTATTGTATGTTCTTAAGATGGATGGTCCGTAAAGAAGAACCGGATCTGGGCTTGTACAAGAACATACAAACATCCGAATTATTATTTCCTTTAGATACTCATATCAATCGTCTTTCTAATATTTTGGGGATTACGGAAAGAAGGACTTCTGATCTCAAAAAATCCAGAGAAGTCACCCAATACTTCCAAAAATTTTATCCGAAAGATCCGTTGAGAATGGACTTTGCTCTTTGTAGACTTGGGATCTTGCGTAAATGTAGGAGCATTTATATCGCAGAGCTATGTGAGTCCTGCGATCTGAAAGAGGTTTGTAAGATTTATGAGAAGAGGAGGAAGACAGTTGGTACCGCCACGGAGAATTGAACTCCGGTTACCAGGATGAAAACCTGGTGTCCTAACCACTAGACGATGGCGGCGTTTTTTTAGCTCAGCTTGAGTCGTTTGGGATTCGAACCCAAGACCCTCTCATTAAAAGTGAGATGCTCTACCGACTGAGCTAACGACTCGAACGTAAGAACACGATATTTTTCGGCCCTCTCTGGTCAAACGAATTTCCAATAGTTTTTTACTAGTTTGGAGAAGTTTCCAAACCCGAAAAATTTAGCCGCTTCGCTCCGAAAACCCTCGTTTGAAGGCGACACTATAGGAAAAACTTTGTCCAATTTTAGAATCCTGAAGCGATCGTATCCTTTCTGTCAGGTCCGGTAGAGATTAAGTCAATACGAACTCCTATTAATTTTTCCAATGTACGGATATAATCCTTACATGCGGATGGAAGTTTGTCGAATTCTCCAATCCCAGTGATGTCCGTTTTCCAACCTGGGAATTCTTCATAAATCACTTTTACTTGGTCTAGTCCCTGAGAAGGGAAACAATCCAACTTTTTGCCGTTCCTTTCATAGGCGACTGCCACAGGAATTTTATCATAAGCAGAAAGAACATCGATCTTAGTGAGTGCAATGGATGTAAGTCCATTGATACGAACTGCATGTCGGAGTACTTCCGTATCAAACCAACCACAACGTCTAGGTCTTCCTGTAGTTGCGCCGTATTCCGCGCCTAGAGTTCTGAGTTTTTCGCCTTCTTCTCCGTGAAGTTCCGTAGGAAAAGGACCTTCTCCCACTCTCGTGGTATACGCTTTTGTAATGCCGATCACACTTTTTAAATGATGGAATGCGATCCCGGATCCGATGAATGCCCCACCCACAGTAGGATTGGAGCTAGTTACATAAGGATACGTACCAAAATCCACATCCAGTCCGGTTCCTTGCGCACCTTCCAAGAGGATTTTTTTGCCGGCTTTTAATTGGGATTCCAAGTAATAAGGAGTATTGATGATATTCTTTTGGATCTTGGAATAAAATCTTTTTATATTGTCTAAAATTTCTTTGGTAGAGATCTCTTCTACGTCGTAGAGTTTTACGAGCTCTCTGTTTTTTTCATCTACCAGATGTTGGAGTTTTGTTTCAAAATCAGGCTCTAAAAGATCTCCCACTCTGAGACCTATCCTCATCATCTTATCTGCGTAACAGATACCGATCCCTTTTTTAGTGGTTCCGATCTTACGATCCGGAGCACAATTGCTCTCTCTTGCAGAATCGATCAGTCCATGGAATGGAAAAAGAAGATGGCAGGCATCGCTGATCAGAAGTTTTTCATACACCGGAAATCCTTCGGCCTGTAGTTTATCACATTCTTCGATGAAGAATGTAGGATCTAAAACTACTCCGTTACCGATCACACAAATGGTCTGGTCGTAAATGACCCCTGATGGCACCAAATGAAAAACGTATTTTTTACCGTGAACCACCACTGTATGTCCAGCGTTGGCTCCGCCTTGGTAACGCACTATGATATCCGTATCTTTGGAAAGGTAATCTATTACTTTTGCTTTCCCTTCGTCCCCCCATTGGGTTCCGACCACTAATGTTGCGGGCATTGGATTATTCCTTCATTCCTGTTTCTTTTGTATCTGACCGATTGTTTATATATAAATTCAATTTTGGACGCTCTTCTCTTTCAAACCGGTTTCCCGTCATTCAATTCTCAAGTTCGTTCCAACACCGCTTCCAATGCGTCTACATTGATCGCAAATCCGCAGGCGTCTTTTTGGGTTCCGGAAAATAATTCGTAAAGATGGTCATACGCCCCTCCGGTTAGAACCGGTTCTGAACTCCCTGATACATACCCTTGGAAAACAAATCCGGTATAATATTCCAAATCCGGAATCAGGGTATAATCCGAACAAAATTCCACACCGGGAGTTTTGCCGAGAGAACCTATAATTTCTCCGGTTTCGGAGATGATCTTTTGGAAAGAATTAGAAAGTCCTAAAGAAGCAAACTTTTTACCTAGATCTTCCTTATGAGAGACAAATCCCAAACATAAAGATTCTAATACCGGGAAAATTCTGGAAGCGTTTCGGCTCTCCAGAAAACGACGGATCTCAGGAAGGTTTTTCCTATATAATAAAAACGATAATTGCCTTTTTTCGGATCTGGAAAGTTCCAAGGACTCCAAAACAGAATGAAAAACTCCTACGTTACCAAGGACTACAGTTAATGGCGAACGCAGTTTAATTCCGGAGAATAAACCGGAAATCTCTTTCAAAATTCCTAAAATAGCTGGGGCGCCGGAACCGCCTATATGTTCTGCACCTACTTGTAGGATCTCTTTCCGAGATCCGCTCTTACGCCCATAGTCTCTGAAAATTTTTCCCTGATAAAAGATACGTTGGTTTTCTTTGCGGTGCGCAAAACCGGCCATACCTTTTACAGCCTGTACAGTCAAATCCGCGCTAGGAGAGATCTCATTTCCATCAGAATCTCTGAATCTATATAAAGCAGAGGAGTCTTCTGCTGACATGGTAAGCAAAAAAGAAGAAGAATAATCAAAAGAAGGTAAAAATACCTCAGAGTATTTGAATTCCTTGAGCTTGGAACTCAGGGAATTGAGAAGTTCCCTTCTTTCCGAACTCTCGTTCGGTCCAAAAAAATGAAATCCATCCGGGATCCATTTTTTCTCGCTAAACTCTGGAGGATTATGTGTCATCTGTCTTTACGAAAAGCCCCAAAGAACAGTTCCTTTTGGCTAGGGTAGAATTCAAATCGTTTTTCCCAAAAAATAGAATGACAATAAGCCTTCCAAGGATAGAAAGTATTCTCCGGAAATCGCGTATCGAACCTTAAAGTTCGAGCTCTAAGCACCGAAACCAGATTAACCGCAAGACTTACATACTGAGCGTACCATGGCAGAAAAAGAACAATCCGTCGGAAGATGGCAGAAGGAATTCTTCGAGAACATTCACCTTTTCAAAAGATCAGGGATGAGCGAAGAAGAAGCAAAAAAGATACTTCAAAAATTTCTTTATCTTTGTTCCGTAACTCCAATGCCTCCGGTCATGGATGTTTTTAAAGATCCATCCTCTCTCGAAAAAATCGGTGTTTATACCCCTCCTGAAAAGAAGGCCCGCGAATTCATGATCGAATTCCTTTCTCCTATCATGAAATTTTTTACGGTAGAAGGTATCGAAAACTTAAGCGCAGTTAAACCTTTGATCGGAAAATACCCGGTCACCTTGATTTCCAACCACCTCAGCCATTTGGATGCTCCTGCAATCTTCCAACTTTTATATCACGCTTCTCCAGAAGGTAGAGAAGTCGCGGAACAATTGGTGTTCATCGCCGGACGTTTAGCATATGAGCCTGATTTTACCAGACTAGGGCTGTATATGTTCGGGACTCTGCTTGTTTGTTCAAAAAGAGATATGGCGGATAACCCAAGTCTTTCCGACGTAATGACCAAAATTAATATGAGGGCATTCCGACATTCCCAAAAACTACAACAAGAAGGAAAGATCGCTGCAATCTTCCCAGAAGGAACCAGATCCAGAGACGGAAGATTAATGCCTTTTGTGGACACTGTCTATCACTATGTTGCAAATAAGGTCATTCTTCCAATTTCTTTGGAGAAGACCGACAAAATCCTTCCTACCACAAGTTTACTTTTCAATCAGGTAGCAGGAAAACTAACGATCGGTAAACCTGTGTTAGTTGGGGAATTGTCCAAAAAGGAAATGGCTCATTTCCCTAAGGATATTGAACATCTTCCATTCCCTGAACATGGAGACAAAAAACAATTCCTGATCGATAATTTAGCTTTGCTTGTAGGACAAAACCTAAACAAACACCAACATGGTATTTACAGGAACTTGTACAGTGCGGATGCAAGAGACCAAAACAAACTGATCAAGGTGCCTAAAGAACCAAAAGAAAAAGTGGTCGTGATCGGAAACAGCAGTATGGGAATTGCGATCGCAACCGTACTTGCAAACAAAGATATTAATGTTTTAGTTTATCATCCTGACAGCGAATATACTTCTCAGTCCAATGCAGAAAGAAGAGATCTCAGAACTTATTCTCTCTATAAACTTCCTCCAAACCTAACATTTACTTCTGATCCGGAAGAATTAAAAACAGCGACCTTGTTTATCCAAGGAACCAATCCTTGGGAATTGCATACGATCTATCCAGATCTGCAACCTCATCTTTCTAAGAACAAGGCTCCATTCTTCAATATTATCAAAGGATTTACGAGTGCAGGTTTGATCCTGGACGATCTGCAACATGGATTAGGATTGGAAGATGATAGGATTGGAGTGATCTCCGGTGCTTCTTATCCGGACCAGATCATGGAAAGAAAAATTTCAGGATTCGAGATAGCGGCCGTGAATGAGAGCCTAATACCTCGTATTCAAAAATTATTAACTACTGGTTATATTTTCCCAAGACCTGCGATCATTCCTACCGATGTAAAAGGGGTCCAATTAGGTGGAGCTCTCAAAACAATTTACGCTCTTGTAATGGGAATTGTAGAAGGTTATTTCCAACAAACCCTAGGCGGGAATGTGGATAATTCCCTATTCCATCTTTCTAATCGTTTCTTCAACGAAATGGTAAAAGTGGGAGTTAGTATGGGAGGAAAACCGGAAACATTCCAAGGTTTATCCGGATTGACCGACTTTATGTTATCCTGTTTTGGAACGGATGCAAAAGACAGAAAGACCGGCTACGATATAGCAAACGGCCATCCTTCCGAGAAGATGTCTAACGGATTCTACGGATTGAAAGTAATGCCAAACCTAATGAAAATAGATCCGAACGAGGTTCCAATCATGTATGCAGCTTACGAAGTTGTCATCAATAAGAAAGACGTTCGCAAAGTTGCAGAAGGAATGGAAGAAAGACTTTCGAGAGTGTAAACAAAGTAGAATACCTCTCTTAGAGTCAAAACGGCGAGCGGAGTAATTTCCTTTTCGCCGTTTTTATTTTCCTACCAAAATTTTATCGTCCGTTTACGAAAATTTCCAGCAACCCTTCTGATAGAGCTTCTATCTCGGTAGCTCTTTCTTTCAGAAGTCGGAAAGTTTTTTGTAATGCGATCTCCATTTCTTCTTTAGGAACTCCGAATGTAGTCAGTCCCAGTTGGATGACTGTAGCCATCATTCTGAGTCTGTCTATTTTTCCGGAATGTACCATTTCTTCCAAAAGACTTTGGAATACACCTCTGAATGCCAAGGTGCGGATCAGGTATTCCTGCTCATCAAACTCAGGATTATATTTTTCGAATAAGGCTTTACTTCTATATGAGCCTCGGTTTCCGATCATGTCGGTCACACCTTGGGTTTTATAAGCAGCCAAGTATGTTTCCGCTATGGTGAGTTTTTTCTGGCAAAGATAGAATTGTAATCCTACTTCCATGGCAAAAACCAAAGGAGGATCCATTTCACCTACCAGACGTTCTGCGGTCTCGCCTGCTTCATTGAATACTTCTCCCGCGATTGCGAGGAGTATCTCTTCCTTGTTCTTGAAAAAATGATACAAACTTCCGGTAGTGATCTCTGCTTCCTCGATGATCCTACGTATGGTCGCCTTCTCATATCCTTCACTTACGAAAAGTTTTCGGGATACTTCTAAAATTTTCGCCCGAACTCGATTGGACTGTTCTATTCTCTTCATCTGTTGACACCCTGCCTGAACCGAGATCGTGAATTCTATTCTTGAATCACAAAAATATCCATACCCTTAAAAGTGTATTTCATAAGGAGTCCCTTATGGGATAAGCTCGGTCCTTTTTATTTATATGTATTTAAGATTGCGTAATGCGCCTTATTAGCCTCGTACAATTTTTTGAATACGGAAAAATTTCGATCGTATACCGATTTATTCACGGGATTCGGATTCCATCTTTCTTTACTCGGTATTAGATTTTTGATCTCTTCGAAAGAATGAATTTTACCTAATCCTAATGCAGCTATCGCTGCCGCACCAGTAGCTCCAGCATTTTGAGGATGATCAATTGTTTCGATAGTTCTGCCCGTAATATCCGCCAAGATCTGGCAAATGATAGGAGAACGTGCGACACCTCCCACAAATCGAATTGTAGATGAAGCGGGGACCTTTGCCTGAGATAACTCTAAAATCCAACGTTTATGAAATGAAATTCCTTCGATTACAGATCGGATTAGCTTTCTTTTTCCAGTGTCCAAACCTATATTGAAGAACATTCCTCGTGCTGCTGGATCTTCGAAAGGGCAACGGTTTCCGTGCAACCAAGGAGTGAAGATAACTCCATCACTTCCTGCAGGAGTATCCTTGATGGATTCAAACAAAAATGCAAAAAGACTTTCGTGCACTGCGTCTTCACCTTCTGTTACATTCTTTTTTTCTAAATAAACATCTATCTCGTCTAGGGCAAGATGATCCTTGACCCACTGCAGACATTTACCCGAGGTTTCCTGTTCTCCAAAATAATTATAATAACCGGCTCTCGCGCCCACGATAGATGCAATCCTAGCGTTGATATCCACAGTCCTTTTTTTAGTCACCGTAGAAACCCAACCGGAGGTCCCGGCATAAATATGAGTGTCTCCTTCTTCTACAGCGCCTGCCCCTATTCCGATAAGAGTGGCATCCCCTCCGCCGCCAAAAACTGCAGTTCCTTCTTTTAGCCCAAGTTCTTTTGCTGAGGTTTCAGTCAGTCCACCGATCAAATCGGTAGATTGAATGAGATCAGGAAGATGTTCCGGACGAACTCCGAACATTTTACAAAGTCCTTTATGCCAACGGCTTTTGCCTGGACGAGAATCATATAAGAAAGTGGCAAATGCGGAATCCAGGGTCATGGTCGCCCTGCCAGTACATCTGGTGGTCAGATAATCTTTCACATCCAACCACTTATGAACTCTAGCAAATCTTTCGGCTTCTTTGGCCTCGACCCATTTATATTTCCATAATGGATCCTTTACACTTCCCGCGACTGCACCTGTAATCTGTAAGGAACGAAGAAGTTTATATGCATTCAGACCTTCTATCTTGATCCCATGCTCAATTCCTTTTTTCATTTGTTCGCGGGCTCTTTGGTCCATATAACTCATTGCTGGACGAACCGGTTTCAGATCCTTATCCACTAAGACGAGACCTTGCATTTGGGAACAGAAGGAGATTCCACGAATTTCCGCAGGGTCAAGTTTCGCTTCTTTTAAGACTTGGGCAGTGGTGTCTCTCATGGAATTCCACCAATCTTGAGGATCCTGCTCTACTCCTCCGCCTTCTAAAAGTGTGAGTCCATATTCTTGCGTCGCAGAATGTACAAGAGTAAGCCTATCACCTATTTCAAATAGGCAAGTTTTGGTCCCGGTAGTTCCTATATCGTAAGCCAAAACATAGACTTTTGATTTCATGCAGCAGATCCTCCGAGGCCCAATAACGAATCACTCGATGAGTGAGCACTCACTCATCAGGAGATTGGAAAGTCCCCTAAAAAGGGCAATCCTTTTTTCTAAAATGAGAAGGCGGTTATATGTGATTGTCCTTTCGTGTCAATAGAATCGCGGGAACCAGCCGCGACAGCGATGCGCAGGGGAAGTCCCAAAGGGACCGGAGCGAACGCGTAGCCAGGAGCAGCGCGGTCCGAGCGAAGCGAGGAGTCGCCCCCAGTCACTTGATAAAAATTATCTACCTATGATCCCTTCCGCTTCCGGCTTGAATCTATAAATATAATAAGGTCCTTTACTTAAAATGGTCGCGTCTGTTTGCAGGAATACTTCGTTTAACGCGCTGCAAGTTAGATACATATATCCATCCGGAGCGTAACTAAATCCGTCGGGCCAACGGAAACTCGGATCCTTGAATAATGTGGTAATCTTTTTATCAGGATCGATCAGGTTCACTGCAGAATGCTCCGCGTCGGTCACATAAATATTTCCGCTCTTATCGATGCTAATACCGTCACTCATTGATTTTAAAGAATATTGTTCTACCTGTGACGCCAGTTGAGCTGCGGTTAACGTGGAATCCCGCAAAACGTTCGTTTTAGCGCGATATAATTCTCCGGAAGTAAAAGGAGCAAAATATAACCATTCTTTATTTTGATCCAAAGCGATAGAATCCGCATTAAATATGATAGAAACAC
The DNA window shown above is from Leptospira neocaledonica and carries:
- a CDS encoding hydroxymethylglutaryl-CoA lyase: MSLKITEVGPRDGLQNEKSEVPTEDKLVYIQKLVAAGLKHIEATSFVRKENIPQLGDAKELSASLDLKGDVHFSALTPNLKGYQAAISSGFKEVAVFTAASESFTKKNINRTIQESIDGFKEIFAEAKKDGVLVRGYVSTVIDCPYEGKIDPKKVLEVCKILLDQGAYEISLGETIGTAVPAEVEKLLNILLKEIPTDKLAGHFHDTYGMAISNVQKSYELGIRSFDSSSGGLGGCPYAKGASGNLATEDLVYFFHKSGIQTGIDLSKLLEASAFMEGILQRKLASRSYIALKAKAAS
- a CDS encoding adenylosuccinate synthase, which codes for MPATLVVGTQWGDEGKAKVIDYLSKDTDIIVRYQGGANAGHTVVVHGKKYVFHLVPSGVIYDQTICVIGNGVVLDPTFFIEECDKLQAEGFPVYEKLLISDACHLLFPFHGLIDSARESNCAPDRKIGTTKKGIGICYADKMMRIGLRVGDLLEPDFETKLQHLVDEKNRELVKLYDVEEISTKEILDNIKRFYSKIQKNIINTPYYLESQLKAGKKILLEGAQGTGLDVDFGTYPYVTSSNPTVGGAFIGSGIAFHHLKSVIGITKAYTTRVGEGPFPTELHGEEGEKLRTLGAEYGATTGRPRRCGWFDTEVLRHAVRINGLTSIALTKIDVLSAYDKIPVAVAYERNGKKLDCFPSQGLDQVKVIYEEFPGWKTDITGIGEFDKLPSACKDYIRTLEKLIGVRIDLISTGPDRKDTIASGF
- a CDS encoding TetR/AcrR family transcriptional regulator, yielding MKRIEQSNRVRAKILEVSRKLFVSEGYEKATIRRIIEEAEITTGSLYHFFKNKEEILLAIAGEVFNEAGETAERLVGEMDPPLVFAMEVGLQFYLCQKKLTIAETYLAAYKTQGVTDMIGNRGSYRSKALFEKYNPEFDEQEYLIRTLAFRGVFQSLLEEMVHSGKIDRLRMMATVIQLGLTTFGVPKEEMEIALQKTFRLLKERATEIEALSEGLLEIFVNGR
- a CDS encoding TIGR02757 family protein, with protein sequence MGRSSVPKEKNLKKSFDLLYRNYTKPEFLDSDPLFLCYLYDSPEDREFVGLLSALFAYGNVTAIRGFLSRLLEPMGKHPKQYLLSHGTKIWKNKLGPYRFQKEKDILLFLQAIRLAYLEIEKSGEKFLESWFSPIHPADTGLEKRIAGFQSRLSEILNALDPSWKSYGLGFLIGLGNPKSAHKRYCMFLRWMVRKEEPDLGLYKNIQTSELLFPLDTHINRLSNILGITERRTSDLKKSREVTQYFQKFYPKDPLRMDFALCRLGILRKCRSIYIAELCESCDLKEVCKIYEKRRKTVGTATEN
- a CDS encoding xylulokinase; amino-acid sequence: MKSKVYVLAYDIGTTGTKTCLFEIGDRLTLVHSATQEYGLTLLEGGGVEQDPQDWWNSMRDTTAQVLKEAKLDPAEIRGISFCSQMQGLVLVDKDLKPVRPAMSYMDQRAREQMKKGIEHGIKIEGLNAYKLLRSLQITGAVAGSVKDPLWKYKWVEAKEAERFARVHKWLDVKDYLTTRCTGRATMTLDSAFATFLYDSRPGKSRWHKGLCKMFGVRPEHLPDLIQSTDLIGGLTETSAKELGLKEGTAVFGGGGDATLIGIGAGAVEEGDTHIYAGTSGWVSTVTKKRTVDINARIASIVGARAGYYNYFGEQETSGKCLQWVKDHLALDEIDVYLEKKNVTEGEDAVHESLFAFLFESIKDTPAGSDGVIFTPWLHGNRCPFEDPAARGMFFNIGLDTGKRKLIRSVIEGISFHKRWILELSQAKVPASSTIRFVGGVARSPIICQILADITGRTIETIDHPQNAGATGAAAIAALGLGKIHSFEEIKNLIPSKERWNPNPVNKSVYDRNFSVFKKLYEANKAHYAILNTYK
- a CDS encoding ATP phosphoribosyltransferase regulatory subunit, which gives rise to MTHNPPEFSEKKWIPDGFHFFGPNESSERRELLNSLSSKLKEFKYSEVFLPSFDYSSSFLLTMSAEDSSALYRFRDSDGNEISPSADLTVQAVKGMAGFAHRKENQRIFYQGKIFRDYGRKSGSRKEILQVGAEHIGGSGAPAILGILKEISGLFSGIKLRSPLTVVLGNVGVFHSVLESLELSRSEKRQLSFLLYRKNLPEIRRFLESRNASRIFPVLESLCLGFVSHKEDLGKKFASLGLSNSFQKIISETGEIIGSLGKTPGVEFCSDYTLIPDLEYYTGFVFQGYVSGSSEPVLTGGAYDHLYELFSGTQKDACGFAINVDALEAVLERT
- a CDS encoding 1-acyl-sn-glycerol-3-phosphate acyltransferase, which codes for MAEKEQSVGRWQKEFFENIHLFKRSGMSEEEAKKILQKFLYLCSVTPMPPVMDVFKDPSSLEKIGVYTPPEKKAREFMIEFLSPIMKFFTVEGIENLSAVKPLIGKYPVTLISNHLSHLDAPAIFQLLYHASPEGREVAEQLVFIAGRLAYEPDFTRLGLYMFGTLLVCSKRDMADNPSLSDVMTKINMRAFRHSQKLQQEGKIAAIFPEGTRSRDGRLMPFVDTVYHYVANKVILPISLEKTDKILPTTSLLFNQVAGKLTIGKPVLVGELSKKEMAHFPKDIEHLPFPEHGDKKQFLIDNLALLVGQNLNKHQHGIYRNLYSADARDQNKLIKVPKEPKEKVVVIGNSSMGIAIATVLANKDINVLVYHPDSEYTSQSNAERRDLRTYSLYKLPPNLTFTSDPEELKTATLFIQGTNPWELHTIYPDLQPHLSKNKAPFFNIIKGFTSAGLILDDLQHGLGLEDDRIGVISGASYPDQIMERKISGFEIAAVNESLIPRIQKLLTTGYIFPRPAIIPTDVKGVQLGGALKTIYALVMGIVEGYFQQTLGGNVDNSLFHLSNRFFNEMVKVGVSMGGKPETFQGLSGLTDFMLSCFGTDAKDRKTGYDIANGHPSEKMSNGFYGLKVMPNLMKIDPNEVPIMYAAYEVVINKKDVRKVAEGMEERLSRV